The following proteins are co-located in the Apium graveolens cultivar Ventura chromosome 5, ASM990537v1, whole genome shotgun sequence genome:
- the LOC141660490 gene encoding uncharacterized protein LOC141660490 translates to MEPDNDLNNWIGLPRSSREYKKGMQLFVENAFPLFSKGDEMKCPCKDCNDRMWHRQDVIYDHLICRGPSFLHVQWICKISQAKVKKSTDFTGCETGTSFEDNLGAMFDCTGRRFQNIEQGPNSEARKFYRLVEEVKQPLYPGCTKFSRLSFMIRLYHLKCVHGITESAFGDLLVLIKDAFPEANVPLSFNAAKNIIKDLGLDYKKIHACPNSCILYWAANKDKQVCDTCGVSRWILQEKKCSAAINDPTKLISKVPANVMRYFPLKPRLQRLFMCKE, encoded by the coding sequence ATGGAACCTGATAATGATCTGAATAACTGGATAGGACTTCCAAGATCCAGCAGAGAGTATAAAAAGGGGATGCAATTGTTTGTGGAAAATGCATTTCCTCTTTTTTCCAAAGGTGATGAAATGAAGTGCCCCTGCAAAGATTGTAATGATCGTATGTGGCATCGTCAAGATGTAATTTATGATCATCTAATTTGTAGAGGGCCTTCTTTCTTACATGTCCAGTGGATTTGTAAGATTTCACAAGCCAAAGTAAAAAAATCTACAGATTTTACGGGTTGTGAAACGGGGACCAGTTTCGAAGATAATTTAGGAGCGATGTTTGATTGTACGGGCAGGAGGTTTCAGAATATCGAACAAGGACCAAATTCGGAGGCTAGAAAGTTTTATCGCCTTGTCGAAGAGGTAAAACAACCGCTATATCCGGGCTGCACAAAATTTTCTCGACTTAGTTTTATGATCAGACTTTATCACCTAAAGTGTGTTCATGGGATTACCGAGTCCGCCTTCGGGGATTTATTAGTATTAATAAAAGATGCTTTTCCAGAAGCCAATGTGCCATTATCCTTCAACGCTGCGAAAAACATAATCAAAGACCTAGGTCTTGATTATAAGAAAATACATGCATGCCCAAATAGTTGCATATTATACTGGGCCGCAAATAAAGATAAACAAGTTTGTGATACTTGTGGGGTTTCAAGGTGGATTCTACAAGAAAAAAAATGCTCAGCTGCTATTAATGATCCGACCAAGTTGATCAGTAAGGTTCCAGCAAATGTGATGAGATACTTCCCTTTAAAACCGAGGTTGCAGAGGCTATTCATGTGCAAAGAATAA